Within the Zea mays cultivar B73 chromosome 10, Zm-B73-REFERENCE-NAM-5.0, whole genome shotgun sequence genome, the region agttggaattgtggaggcagacgctggaagcaaaaggttttaggcttagtaggtctaaaacggagtatatgaagtgtgatttcagtgccatggggtatgaagatggcgatgttagtcttgatgggcaagtggtacccaagaaagacacttttcgttacttaggatcaatgcttcagaaggatggagacatcgatgaggatgtcagtcatagaattaaagctggatggttgaagtggcggcaagcggcgggtgtcttatgcgacccccgggtgccacacaaactaaaaggcaaattctacaggacagcaatccggccggctatgttgtatggagcagaatgttggcccactaaaagacgacatgtccaacaactgtgtgtggcagagatgcgtatgttgcgctggatatgtggccacacaaggagagaccgagtccggaatgatgacatacgagagagagtaggagtggcgccaattgaggagaagcttatgcaacatcgtttgagatggtttggacatatccaacgaagacctgaagaggcaccagtgcatatcggaataattaggcgtcccgagaatgtgaagagaggtagaggtcgaccaaccttgacgtggacagaggcagtgaagagggacctgaaggagtggaatattgataaagagctcgccgtggataggaaggggtggaagtgtgcaattcacgtgccagaaccttgatttatagttccgcttttcctccttaatcgtttgaccttttcttgtgctCATTTAGACcttgctggttcttgtgggttttatctcttttatgtgttcccccgtttcgtcgttttcggttctcctttgcctttgtttcccctgttttctttgggggttgagctctgaggttttcatacggggtttcatctctagcctaccccaacgtgcttgggacaaaaggctttgttgttgttgttgttgttgttgttgtaggaGGCTCCCAGGAATGCCAAATTCGCTCCCAGTGATCAAAATGAGTGGGTCCAATAAATAGTCCATTATAGGCTGCTTTGGTAGAATATTTTCCATCAGATACAATACTGAAAATGTGCTTATAAAATTGCATTGCATCAAAGTGGCATAGTACAGCGTGTTGAAATGCAATCATTAAGCCATTAGCAACAACTTTGTTGCTATAAAATGTATGTTTTTATTAAATATGATATGAATTGTCACGTACAGTTTATATCAAAACATACTTGGAATAGAGTACCACATGGTGTTGTTCAATAAACATTTTCATTTGACTAGCAGTTGTTAAGTGTATGAAGAATCTACTATATATACAGCTATCTCCACTAAAGGAGAGTTGTTCTTCTGCTTCCGAGAGATCCTCTCTGACCTCTGAGTTGTTAAATGAAAACATTGTCATCTTATAGAAACAGGCACAGCTAATACACTTTTGATTTCATCTTTTGTCCCTTCTCATTTTTGGGATGAAATTGTTTCTACACTTGTCTATCTCATCAATAGACAACCGTCTTCAAAATTGTCAGACAAATGTGATGTTCTTTTTGATAACCCTACGAGCTATGATCATCTAAGAGTTTGTGGATGTACATGTTATGTTTTGCTTGTACCTCATGAGCGTACTAAGTTGACTACACAATCTGTTGGCCATATTTTGAGCATAAAGGTTATCGCCTTATCGGTGTTATGATCCTTCTTTGTGTTTCATACATCGTATCTCTCGTGATGTGGCCTTTGTTGAGAACCATCCTTTCTTTCACAACCCCTCCACTCAACCCTCGTACTCACCCACAGAGTCCACATAATTTCCGTACCTTCCTCCTGTTTCATCTAGTGGTGTTGTCAACATACCTTCTCCGTCCAATACAGTCATTCCTGAGTCTTCTATTTTCATCATGTCACCTACAAATGTAACACCTTCATCTCCGCCACCTCCTCCACCTCTGCCACTTCACTCCTTTTTCCAAACCACCTAAAACACATGTTCTCAACCGTCGTCCCAAAGACACTACTGTTCTTCCATCTAGTTCACCACCTTGGACAATCATGATGAGCCTGCTATTGATGCTTCACATAATACTATTAATGAGTAGCATATTGTTTTTTATGAGCCCTTTTTACTCGGTCTCATTGTCATTAGAAAACCATTGCTCTTCAGTATGTGCCCTCAGAGTTGCAATTGGTTGACTTTTTCACTAAAGCACATACTTTTTTGAATGTATTGGCAGGAGCTCTGATTCTCAATTAAGAAGAATGGAATTGACCCAATTTTAAGGAAAAACCGGGCTCAAAACCTACACAGAGTGCATAGAAGAGAAACGATGGAAGGCCCACCACAACACCACAGACAACGACAACTCCACACAAAAAGCCCAACATGAGTCATCGTTGCCGAGCTCAACAAAGAATGAGTAGCTCCGACTTCCCAAAACGGGCAGCACACGATCAAAGACACTCGACAACGCCTACACACAAACACCGGCACACAAGAAGGAAGACCGCGGTGCGCATCATTGCCAAGCCTCGACACGCCCCACGCGAGGAAGCTCTTATTCTTCACCGACGAACCTGGAGCCACTACGCCGAACACCGGGGGCAAGCAGACGTCCAGAGCGACAAAGACCCAAGCACCACCGAGCCAAGCGGAGTGACGAAAGGCCTCCACATTGCCGACAAACACCCAAATTGAAGGTCTTCTGGACAACAAGGAGAAACGTCGTCGAAATGTCGTCGCCGCTCGCCTAGAACAATCCAGGCAGAGTTTCCTCCGAAGACCCAACAGAGCAGTGAAGATCTCCAAGCCGCCGCGCGTTGCCACCATCTGTCGTCCACCGACGCACCAACCCAGCAGGAACCAACCACCAGAGCTCGGTGTCGGCCAACTAGCCAGTGTGAAACCCCAAGAAAGCCGAGGCGAGGACGCCAACACGGAGGACAAGGGAGATCCATGGACGACACCCTCAGTAGGGTAGGAGTGGCACCTAGGGGTGACAATGggatctaaattttacactagaaaatttaaggatcggatcggattaggatcgggctctatctctattcatttttgaattaAAATATTTTTAGGGCCCTAATGAATGAGAAAATCCCTTCAATGCCATCCAAACTTATACCAATCCCTTCAATGCCATCAGAATTTATAGCTTCCCTTCAATACcatcaaatttaaattttaatcTCTTGAATGCCATCGTCGTTAGTTTGAAGTTAACGTCGTTAGTTTCATTTAAAGCAAATCCTTCCAATGTCATCAAAATCTATACCGATACCTTCAATGCCACTAAAATTGGTTCGATCTATTTAGGGTTTAAAAATTCTAGAATAAAAAATCTATAGACCAAAGTTCAGTCCATACTTTTTGAAACCCCAAAATTACTCCGATATATTAGTTCGGTCTATTTGCTTCCTAATAATTTtggaaaaaaatatgaaaaaccGAATAGGTCAAATCGATATAAACAAATAACCACAAAGTTTTCTATTGGGGAAACAAAATTTTGTATGTCACGTGTATATGTTGTTCATTATACAAATAGCTAAATGACTCATTTTTTTTGCTTGTTAGAGGTAGGGCTGGAGAAACACAAGTGCATGCTTTGTTTTGATGACAAATGCTAGCTCATTCGAGCTAAGGAGTTGGCTCAAGCTGACTCGTTAACAAACCGAGCTAAGATGCTACCTCAGCTTGTGACAAAATTGAAACGAACTGAGCCAAGCTAACCACGAACCGAGCAAGCTGACGAGCCATGAGTATTTTATCCAGCCCACAGGGGTAACCCAACCGGTGAGGAAACCGTCCTGTACGAGAGCAAAGCGTGGGGCAGGAGTAAGAGGGACTGGCGACCCCATACGTGAACAGTGTACAACACTAGATACGTGAACAGTGTACGACTCCATCGGTCGCACAACAAATGACATTTGTACACCATGCAACTACTCGGCAATGATGGTCGTTCGTGAATCCGTGACGACATTGGGCCCTGGTTTGCACAGCGGCGCTGCCCGTTGGCCATTAGCCAAGCTATGTTTAGTACAGTTCTAAGCAAGCTTCCTTGCTTGCTCCTTTCCACGCATAAGATCAAGTTTAATAATACAGTCGTATAGTAGTTAGGGCATGTAAACCCAAAACCCTTGGATCGGTTTTTCAGATATATCAGCGAGAAAATCCCTTCAATGCCATATTTCAGTGAGAAAATCCCTTCAATTCCATATTTTTTATTCTGAAAATTTTAAAACCCAAATAGATCGAACCAATTTCTAGTGGCATTGAAGGGATCGGTATAGATTTTGATGACATTGGAGGGATTTGCTTTAAATGGAACTAACGATGTTAGCTTCAAACTAACGGCGATGACATTCAAGGgattaaaatttaaatttgatgACATTGAAGGGAAGCTATAAATTCTGATGGCATTGCAGAGATTGGTATAAGTTTGGATGGCATTGAAGGGATTTTCTCCTAAGgaattgtgaagaaacatttggatcgcgatccattaccacccctagtggCGCCTGCATGCGTCACCGTTGTCTGCCCGCAAACGGGCATGGCTTTGGCCAATGGCCAACGGGCAGCGCCGCTGTGCAAACCAAGGCTCAGTGTCGTCACAGATTCACGAACGACCATCATTGTCGAGTAGTTGCATGGTGTACAAATGTCATTTGTTGTGCGCCGCTGTGCAAACCCGTCAAGCCACTGTCGTCGGCGCAATACCTGGCCACCACGACGTCACGAGGCTCAAGCACCCGCACCTTGTGCCGCCACGCCAAGAGCTCACCTGCGCATCCGAGTCCTCCTGCACACTGACCCGCCCCGCCCAACTAGAGGACGACAACGCTAGCCACGACCGCCATGCGCCCACCGCCCAGGCAATCGTCCCCTGCTCCTTCTGTCGCCTCGCCAGCCGGCACAGTCAGCACGCCGCCTACTCCCCATTGGGTCCAGGTCTGGTGCCCGAGTCACGGCGGTAGGGTTGGGGAGGGGCGGAGCGAGGGGGAGCACTCCTCGCCGCCACTGTCCTTGCAGGGGCGCACGGGAAGCGCCGCCACCCTGCTCTAGCAGCGGCAAGGCCGTAGGCGAGGTGGAGGGGCAGTGGCGGCTGCGACTAGGATTTGCCGCCGAGCCGCCAGAGCGAGGCGACACGAGCGTCAGTTGCCTAAAGTACAGACTCAAGAGCAGCATCGGCTTCACTTGATAAACTCAATGTTTCAAATCCTCCACTTCCACCTTGAGTTTGAAGGGGGATGTTAAGTGTATGATGGTCCATCTACTATAGACCCATATGGCCCATGAGGCTCTCTCTGTATGTACAGCTATCTCCACTAAGGGAGACTTGTTCTTCTGTTTTGCAGTAAAGATTAAATAAATTATGTTATTGAACTTGGCTAGTAAACACCTTTTATTTTTCCAACACCTAATAGCCATTCAATAAGATTCCATAAAAAATGTTTCACTAAGATTGTGTATTTCACATGTTCAAATGCTTCCGACAATGAACCAAATATCGAAAAAGGCACCCCAGTCAATTAAATCAGGGTATCGTGCTTAAAGAGTAAAAAATGAGGACAAACCTGGCATATTTGAAACAAAACCACCCCTATTTTCGATTACACTCCGCTCAACATTCGGATCATGGTCTATCGACATCTGTATGGGCTCACCACCTTTCAAAAGAACAGCTCTTGAATCGCCAACATTAGCTACCCATAACTTCCTGCCGTTCACAAGAATGGCGGTTACAGCAGTGGAGCCACCTTGTCCCAGATCTGGAGTATGTGACAGAATAGCTTGGTCTGTTTTTTCATACGCTTTTATAATCGCTCTATCTGTGTGTGTCCAAAACTCTTCCTAAAATAGAATGACAAGGTTATGATAACCACACAGCTAGCAAATTAAGAGCTGTTGAAACAAAAGCTTAAAACTTACCTCATTcaaaatatttgtaaataaattcTTCTGTAAATACATAGGAACGGTATCCCCTAAATGACCATCATAAATAGCAAAAAGACCAAGCTCGTTTCCTTTGacatcaacaagttcggcaaaatGATAGTCCTCCATTGGATGATTCGTCATCCCTCTTACAAGGTTATATCCATAGCAGATCTTGACTTGCCCTTGACAGCCTTTCCCTTTACCGGATGCTATTGACCCTTGCCCCGTGAACTGCATACAAGCAGAACAATCAGCAAGAGGGCTGAAGTGCTAACACAAGCCAGATTGCAATTTGCAGAGCTCCTAGCTTACTCACAAGTTTCATGAATAATGACAGCTCATGAACATCTTTTTTTGGAGCGCTTACAGGTGGAGACTGGAGAGATTATGTTTAGTGCAACTCGTGTCGCTAGACGCTAGCATAATAATGGTATTTCATGCCAACAAGTCAATATTGGTCACTAGTTGTTATTACTAGTGCCAAAGGAGCATACTACATATTACTTCAACATAATATTTTCTTCACTTCAAGTTCAGCTATAAGATGAAAGGATAAAGAAAAAACTAAACCTTAACAGAAACCTCAGATTTATTTGACTTATAAACAGGAGAAAGTCAGTATCTTGTTGTATTAGTGATTGAAACACAAAAGTAATTGACAAAAATTCTAGAGATGCTAGTATATCCGTGGCCCAAAAAAAAAGACGCGGAAACCGATCAAAAGTGGGACTTACATCGGAGCAACCGGCGCCGAAGCAACATAACCTTGCCATGACTTCGTAATCCACTCTCAGTTCGAATCCAGGTACTGAAACTTTTAGAAACAAAAAAAAGGCGAGAAATCCGTAAGTCCCAACAATCAGCGAGACCTCCGCTGGAACCACGGGCGGACCTAGCATAGGACATGAGTGTACACGCGTACACCCGATAATTTTTGCAGAAACCCCGAGTTAGTATGCACCATGTAACCGGGTCAGATCCGAATAATTACAGCTTGTACTAGGGTTTGGTTTGCGGTGCTCGATTTTGAGGAGCAGgaagggagggaggagagaggggggGGCGTACCTGGTGCGTTGCTCCGTGCTCGGCGCCGGCGAAGGGCGGCGGCACTCGACGCCGCGAATACAGGAAGGTAGGGAAGAGGGGAAGAGGTGAACGGAgatgggggagggggaggggcaggTGGCTGAGGATTGCAGGTCTCCCACTGGGGAAGCAGTCGTCGTCGCCGTTAGCGGGTGGGGCCTGTTGGAATGGTCAACCGGGAGTTAGTGTTTGACCCACACCAGGCAGCAAATTAATTTCGGGTACTCAATGTGGTCCTGCCCCCGGTGCCCGGTGGGTGCCCAGTGCCCACTGCCCAGCGTGAAGTCAGGCCCCGGTTCATTTTTTTTCCTTCAATCAAATTATTACTACTCCCCGCCCTAAAATATACTATCTCTACATCAGAATataaaatatagttctttctagTTTTATTTTTTCATCCATATtcgaataaataataatagatataaacaaaatacattcaTATGTTAATCAATAAATGTATTTAAAAACTAAAACAAATTATATTTTAGGACAGAGTAGTTTTTTCTAACCCTCTTTTTTCTATTCACAttcaaataaatgataataaataCAGATATATATATTAACTATATTCATAAGTTAATTAATGAATGTATGTTTAATCGAAAATTAATTAAGTTTTAGGACCGAGAGAGTATTAAACATGCGAGCCTAGATGCAATATGGCAGCTCCTATTGATGTGGTCCTGCTAGTAGTAAGTAGCATACTATCGAATGGTCGATTGATCAGGATAGTACCAACGACGTTGAATTAGGGCCCGGTCGATAACCATCGGTTCTACCGACCGGGCCATTGAACCATTGGGTCGGTACCGATCGATCAGTTACCTGTCGTCTTCTTGTTTAATGGCTCAGTTGGTATCGACCGAACCGGTCGATATCGATCACCTTTAACGACGTGGTGTATTTCACAGTGAGCTAGCTATTTTAAATTGTCGGGAGTATAAAAAAATGAAAAATGGTCAAATTTAAAGCCTTGGCATTCGACCTATGAAATAGGGGATGTTTAGATTCATTTGCATCTCTCACTTTCTAATTCGTTCGTCCTTTTGTTATCCTAGCATCTGACTCTCTATTTCAATATAAATCTCAAATTTAGTCCAAAGTTTCAAACCTTCATTAACTTGATCAACAACCGACCTTCATAACTATTCTGACGCGCCCTATCGGTGTGGGAGATCTTCTTCGACTGTCTTTCTACCGTACGATTCCTCTATTACCAACATATGTTTCCATATCTATATCCCGATCCTATGTATCACTACTCCATCTTACATTGATGGTCCTCTTATTTACAATGATGACTCTACCACCAACTTACTCCCTAACCATGGAAGCTCTTCCCATAGAAGTTGCTCCTCCTTTCATTAGCGCACCTTTTAGGacttgttcgttttgctctcaatccatgtggattgggtgaGATTGAGTGAGTTTCAATCCCGAATAAATCAAAATCTTTCATATATTTTGCAATCTCATCAATACACATATGttagaaataaccgaacaagccctataaTGCTCCTGcgtttcctcactcatttggagcTTCTCCCATGGTCTTATATTTTGTCTCTCGCAGATACGACAGTGTCCCAAACAGCGATAGTGATATTGTTTTGAACCAGCCCACTTATTTCGATGCTTCTCAGTTTTATAATGTAAAATAATGTTTACGCGATCATACGCACGATTAGAGTACTTTTGTTTAAGCGGTCAAGAAAAGCGAAAACGAGCTTCTCTTTGGGTTTGCGCGTCGGGACTCGGGAGGGACGCAATAGTCTATGTGAGATACCTTTCGAGGGTCAACACACAACAGCGAGCAGCCAGCGGCCGGCGCCGGCAACCCTACCATAGCCTAGTCAGCCCACGGACGACGTAGACCTAGTTCATAGACTCACGAGGTGGGCACGTCTGCCGAGGCGCCAACAAGCGGATCACGTGTCAACAGACAGCAGCTACCGGCGGGCAGAAACAGACGTCGGTCTTCCATGGACGTGGCCCAGGCCTACTACGGAGCAGAGCTCCAGCGTACTCCGTACTGTACAGTGACAGCGGCGCGGGCGACGGGAATAGACTGCATGTGGCGGTGTGGCCTGTGGGCTGTGGGGTGTGGGGTGTGGGCGTGTGGCCTATGCTTAGCCGGCCCTATCTGTGACCCACCGGCTGGTGCTGCTGTATTGTATTTTTTTTCTACAATAAGGGAAACTATATATTACTGCAAGATTACGTATAGAAGTTTGGAATAAAAAAAGATA harbors:
- the LOC732729 gene encoding putative protein phosphatase type 2c isoform X1; the protein is MARLCCFGAGCSDFTGQGSIASGKGKGCQGQVKICYGYNLVRGMTNHPMEDYHFAELVDVKGNELGLFAIYDGHLGDTVPMYLQKNLFTNILNEEEFWTHTDRAIIKAYEKTDQAILSHTPDLGQGGSTAVTAILVNGRKLWVANVGDSRAVLLKGGEPIQMSIDHDPNVERSVIENRGGFVSNMPGDVPRVCGQLAVSRAFGDRNLKSLLRSEPDIKIEDIDHTAELLVLASDGLWKVMNNQEVVDLAKRYKDPYAAAKQLTVEAQKRDSKDDISCIVVRFKA